The genome window TCACAGTTCGGGCCTACACCACGCAGGAGCGTTCGGGAAAATCGTATCTGGCCGGGTTAGCCGCAGTTTCCATGCTCAATGATTTCAAGCCGCATGCCACCTGGTTTGGCGAATATGTAGGCGCTTTTGCGACCGCACGAGGTGCCGGAATGCCGGAGGAGCAAGCACATCTGGCAGCACGCGGAGTGGCAGACAAAGGGATGCCGATGCCGGGAACCGCAGCGTATGATCAGTTATTGGATAAATACAGGAATCTGCCGATCGTGAATGGCGGAGGCGGTTTTGCTGATAAAACCAACCTTTATCACATTGAAGGATTTTATAATTTTAAAAACCAGGTCAAATTCGTCGAGCTGCTGGCGGGCGCCAATTACCGCCTTTACGAGCTAAGATCGGCCGGGACATTATTTGCAGACACCAAAGAAGGCCGCAATGGCAAAATCCCGATTTCGGAATTCGGTGCTTTTTTACAGGCTGGCAAGAATTTGCTAAGCGATCATTTGAAACTGACAGCTTCGATCCGGTATGATAAAAACGAAAATTTTGATGGACAGTTTACCCCCAGAGTTTCGGCCGTAACCACATTCGGTGAGCACAACATTCGGCTATCTTACCAGACCGGTTTCCGCATCCCGACCACCCAGAACCAATATATTGACCTCAGAACACCATCCGGGACATTGATCGGCGGTTTACCTGAATTTGATGCCCGGTATAATCTTTCCAATGGTATTTTAAGGCAGAATTTGTCAGAAGATGCTATAAAACAAGTCATTGCCAGTGACCCGAGCATTGTGCAAAATGCAACGAACTATGCCAAAGCAGCCGTTACGCAACAAGCTACTACGGCCATCATGGCAGCCGTAACAGCACAGGTGACAACAGCAGTAAACCAGGGTGTTGCTGCGGGGGCCATTCCTAATAATCCTGATGCCATTCAGGCAGCGATTACAGCGGGTGTGAACCAGACTTTGCCGGGGGTTCTTTCTGCTCAGCTTCCGGGCATTCTGGCCGCGCAAGTTCCTGGCCTGGTGCCGACGCTGGCCAAAGCATATGCATTGGAAAAACTGCCTAAATACAAACCGGCCAAGTTGAAACCTGAACGCATAGCCTCCTATGAAGTTGGCTATAAGGCTGTTATTGGTAAAAAGCTTTTCGTTGATGCCTATTATTACATTAGTAAATACAAAAATTTCATCGGCGGAACGGTGATTGTCGTGCCCACAGCTGCTGCATCTCCCGGCCTTCCAATCGAATCGGGGATAGGTGTTGGGAACTTCAATGGCTATTCCAGAACGGTGAACACAACGGAAACCATTACAACGCGCGGATTTGCATTAGGCCTGACTTATTCACTGCCAAAAGGATTCAATGTAGGCGGTAATGTTGCCAACAACGAGCTGAGTGACTTCAAACCATCACCAGAAGTACAGTATTCACAGTTTAATACGCCAAAATACCGCTATAACCTCTCTTTCGGGAGAAGAATTACAAGTAATAATTCAGTTGGATTCAACATTGCCTATAAATATCAGCAGGCGTTTTTGTGGGAGTCAAGCTTCGTTTTGCCCAGCACTACGAATGTGCCGATATTCTCAAACACGCGTGTGCCTGCGGTGAGCGTGCTGGATGCGCAGGTGAGTTATAAGGTCAATGCATTAAAATCGATCATTAAGCTGGGCGGCACCAATTTACTGGGCAAATCTTACATTCAGGCTTACGGAAGCCCTAATGTAGGCTCAACTTATTACGTCTCGATTACATTCGATGAATTGCTGAATTAGAAACCGCCTTACTTTTCGCCGTAAGACAGATCGCCCGCATCGCCGAGTCCGGGAACAATGTACCAGTGCTCGTTGAGCTTCTGATCGATTGCGCCTAGCCATAACCGGCAGTGCGGAATGCGTTTTTGCAGATATTCAACGCCCTCGGGACTGGCAATTACGGATGCAATGTGCGTTTGTGCGGGTATGCCGAAGCGGAGCAAAGCGTGATATACTTTTTCCATCGACCGTCCCGTGGCAAGCATCGGATCTATTAATATTAATATTTTACCCGTCAGGTCCGGGCTGGTAATGTAGTCCATTTCAACCTCAAACTCCTCTTCCGCATTGATGTGATGACCCCGGTAAGCGCCGATAAATGCATTGTCGGCCTTATCAAACATATTTAAAAAACCCTCGTGCAAAGGCAATCCGGCACGCAAAATCGTGGCCAGGACCACGGGTTGGAGCAATGACCGGGACGATGCTTGTCCGAGAGGTGTCTCTACTTTTTCCGTTTTGAATGTGAGCGTTTTAGAAAGTTCGTAGGCCAGCAACTCTCCTATCCGCTCCAAATTCCGCCGAAATCGCATCCTGTCTTTCTGCAAATTTACGTCACGCAATTCGGCCAGATAATGATCGGCGATGGAAGGTTTTTGGGAAAGTAAAAACATAGGAAGGACAGTTTTTTAAACTACTCCATGCAAGATAATACAAATTCATTGACGTAATTTGGAAGAGTTATTTGAAAAATCATCCGCAAACGGTGAATGGTGTGAACAGTAGATTTTTTTTGCCTATGGATCAAGGAATTATCCGGCTTTTCAAAATATT of Dyadobacter chenhuakuii contains these proteins:
- a CDS encoding carboxypeptidase-like regulatory domain-containing protein, giving the protein MLVCNAYGQITVNGVITESTTAEPLAGVSIQVKGKVTGTITDNKGAFDLTTTSSPPFTLIVSSVGFQTQEIEVTGGMSKLDIKLVEQVILGQEIIVAASRVEESVMKSPVAIEKMDIRNIRETPSANFYDALANLKGIDMTTQGVLFKSVNMRGFGSTGNPRTVQMIDGMDNQAPGLNFPLDNIIGMSELDVENVEVLPGAASALYGPNAINGLILMNSKSPFLYQGLSANVKSGVMHESNRSQATTPFIDGTIRYAKAFNNKVAFKVNLSYITAKDWEATNYNNLNVGGASDPRRGAGTDNDYDGVNIYGDEVQTNINAVAGTLAANGLIPQAAVALVPNTFVSRTGYQEKDIVDYNTKSFKANAAVHYRINEKIEAIAQVNYGYGTTVYTGTGRYSLRDFNLTQAKLELKADNFTVRAYTTQERSGKSYLAGLAAVSMLNDFKPHATWFGEYVGAFATARGAGMPEEQAHLAARGVADKGMPMPGTAAYDQLLDKYRNLPIVNGGGGFADKTNLYHIEGFYNFKNQVKFVELLAGANYRLYELRSAGTLFADTKEGRNGKIPISEFGAFLQAGKNLLSDHLKLTASIRYDKNENFDGQFTPRVSAVTTFGEHNIRLSYQTGFRIPTTQNQYIDLRTPSGTLIGGLPEFDARYNLSNGILRQNLSEDAIKQVIASDPSIVQNATNYAKAAVTQQATTAIMAAVTAQVTTAVNQGVAAGAIPNNPDAIQAAITAGVNQTLPGVLSAQLPGILAAQVPGLVPTLAKAYALEKLPKYKPAKLKPERIASYEVGYKAVIGKKLFVDAYYYISKYKNFIGGTVIVVPTAAASPGLPIESGIGVGNFNGYSRTVNTTETITTRGFALGLTYSLPKGFNVGGNVANNELSDFKPSPEVQYSQFNTPKYRYNLSFGRRITSNNSVGFNIAYKYQQAFLWESSFVLPSTTNVPIFSNTRVPAVSVLDAQVSYKVNALKSIIKLGGTNLLGKSYIQAYGSPNVGSTYYVSITFDELLN
- the upp gene encoding uracil phosphoribosyltransferase; its protein translation is MFLLSQKPSIADHYLAELRDVNLQKDRMRFRRNLERIGELLAYELSKTLTFKTEKVETPLGQASSRSLLQPVVLATILRAGLPLHEGFLNMFDKADNAFIGAYRGHHINAEEEFEVEMDYITSPDLTGKILILIDPMLATGRSMEKVYHALLRFGIPAQTHIASVIASPEGVEYLQKRIPHCRLWLGAIDQKLNEHWYIVPGLGDAGDLSYGEK